DNA from Methylobacterium currus:
CCGCGAGGACCTGAGCGCCCGGGGCGGCTACCCCTATCCGGCGAGCCAGACCCCCTGGCAGGCGATCCAGCGCGCGATGGTCGACCAGCTCTCCGAGGGCATGATCCTCAAGGGCTCGGAAGCCTTCCAGCGCATCGCCCAGACGTACGGCGTGCCGCGGGACAACCACTGATCCCGGTCGCCCCGGGCCCGTGACGGTCCGGGGCGAGGGCAGCAAGGCCCAGGATCTCCCCGCGGGAGCGCGGAGATCCTGGGCCTTGCTGTTTCCGGGAGGTCCAGGGCACGCGTGCGACGCCGTCCACCGCCTTGACCCAGCGTTTTGCAGTGCAGGATGTTAGTTCTTCGCGCCATGTAACGGTTATGTGGCCGACATGGTCAAATCACACCGGATCTTAAGGCTCCGCCGGCTAACAAATTGGCCTCGTCTCTCTGATAGGCCATCCGATGAAGCCCCGGTTTCCCAGCATCGGCCTGCGCGCACAGATCGCCGTCCTCGGCGTCGGCGGTGTCCTGCTGTTAGGGATCGTCTTCGGCTGGGGCTCGTGGAGCCAGGAGCGGCTTCAGGCGAGCGCCGATCATGCCGCCGATCTCGCGGCCCGGATCACGGTCTTCGCCGACGATCTCCTCAAGGCCCATCAGATCGAGACCGACTTCCTGCTGCACCGGAAGGACACGCTGATCGGCGAGCGCGAGGCCCTGCTGACCAAGGCCGCCGAGCGCCTGGAGGAGATCGAGCGGCAGGTCGCCCCCCTGCCGGACGATGCGCCGCTCAAGGCGGCGGAGGCGTTGCGGGCCGGCCTCAACATCTACGCCACGCGTTTCCAGAACGTCGCGGCCGCGCAGCGCACCCTCGGCTTCACCGAGAAGGACGGGCTGCAGGGACGTCTGCGCACGGCCATCCACGACGTCGAGACGCGCCTCGCCCGGATCGACGAGCCGCGCCTCGCGGTGCTGATGCTGATGATGCGCCGGCACGAGAAGGACTTCATGCTGCGGGGCGACGACGCTTACGGCGACGCGCTGCGGGAGCGGGCGACGGAGTTCGTCGAGGCCCTGAAGAGCACGAGCCTGAGCCCGGCCGACAGGGAGGAGATCGGCGACCTCGTCGGGCGCTACCGGGACGGCTTCATGGCCTATCTGGTCGGCGCCGGCAGCCTGAAGGAGGAGGCGGACGACCTCGCGACGATCTATGCGCGCCTCGCGCCCCGCCTCGCCGCGGTCGCGCAGGCCGCCGAGGAGGAGCGGGCCCGCGCGCAAGGAGCGGTCTCCGCCTCGCGGGACTGGACCGGCCGGCTGATCCTCGGCTGCATCGGCTTCGTCGTCCTGTGCGCCGCCGGCCTGTCCTGGTGGGTCGGCCAGCGCATCTCCGGTCCGCTGACCCAGCTGGCGGCGGCGATGGGGCGCGTCGCCGGCGGCGACCTCTCGGTCACCGTGCCGGCCTCCCGGCGCCAGGACGAGATCGGCGCCATCGGGCGGGCCTTCGCGGTGTTCCACCGCACGATGGTCGAGAACGCGGCCCTCGTCGCCGAGCAGGCGGCGCAGCGGGCGCGCAGCGAGGCGGAGCGCCGGGCGGCGTTCCAGGACATGGCCGACCGGTTCGAGCAGGCGGTCGGCGCCGTGGTCGCCACGGTCTTCGCCTCGGCGAGCGCCCTCCAGGAGACCGCCCGCGGCATGAGCGCCATCGCGTCCGGGACGGCGGAGCGCTCCGCCGCCGTGGCGGCGGCGGCCGAGGAGACGGCGCAGAATGTCGAGGCGGTCTCCGCGGCGGCCGAGCAGGTCGGCGCCTCGGTGGCGGTGATCGGCGGTCAGGTGCGGGACTCGGCCGACCTCGCGCGGCGGGCCGTGGTCGAGACCGACGAGGCCGGCGCCCTCGTCCAGGCCCTCGACGGGGCCGCGTCCCGGATCGGCGACGTGGTCGGATTGATCGCCAGCATCGCCGGGCAGACCAACCTCCTGGCGCTGAATGCCACGATCGAGGCGGCGCGGGCCGGCGAGGCCGGCCGCGGCTTCGCGGTGGTCGCCGCCGAGGTCAAGGAGCTCGCCGCTCAGACCGCGCGGGCGACGGAGGAGGTCGG
Protein-coding regions in this window:
- a CDS encoding methyl-accepting chemotaxis protein translates to MKPRFPSIGLRAQIAVLGVGGVLLLGIVFGWGSWSQERLQASADHAADLAARITVFADDLLKAHQIETDFLLHRKDTLIGEREALLTKAAERLEEIERQVAPLPDDAPLKAAEALRAGLNIYATRFQNVAAAQRTLGFTEKDGLQGRLRTAIHDVETRLARIDEPRLAVLMLMMRRHEKDFMLRGDDAYGDALRERATEFVEALKSTSLSPADREEIGDLVGRYRDGFMAYLVGAGSLKEEADDLATIYARLAPRLAAVAQAAEEERARAQGAVSASRDWTGRLILGCIGFVVLCAAGLSWWVGQRISGPLTQLAAAMGRVAGGDLSVTVPASRRQDEIGAIGRAFAVFHRTMVENAALVAEQAAQRARSEAERRAAFQDMADRFEQAVGAVVATVFASASALQETARGMSAIASGTAERSAAVAAAAEETAQNVEAVSAAAEQVGASVAVIGGQVRDSADLARRAVVETDEAGALVQALDGAASRIGDVVGLIASIAGQTNLLALNATIEAARAGEAGRGFAVVAAEVKELAAQTARATEEVGGQIAQIQAATARAVAAIGTVTARIREIDGGAAAIAGAVAQQGEAMQEIARNVAQASTGTGEVTRTISGVAQDSEEAGAAAAEVLASASALARQSDRLGSEVASFIASVRAA